The following DNA comes from Corynebacterium urogenitale.
AAATCATCAGGGAATCCACACCTTGGCGACTGCCGAGGTCAAGCGATAGGAAGTAGGCTGGCGCCCATGACTCTCAACTCACCCCGCGGTACAGCAACTCCGACTGGCGTGACCCGTCGTGGTGCGCGGCCCCTGCGCACCCTCCTGGTGGCCGCTGCGGCAACCACCCTGTTTGGGCTGACTGCCTGCGGCGATGATTCGACCGTCGATAATTCGCAGTCTGAGGTTGCGATCCCGAGCGTGAGTGAATCTGCAAAGCCGAGCGATTCGGCGGCAGAGGAGAGTGGCGATGCCGAGACCTCCGATAGCGAGGCCTCGGATCGGAACAACCCCGCGCCAGCCCCAGAGGATTCCGGTGCAGAAGAGGTAGAAAGCATCCCGGAGCTGTCCAATAGGACTCCGGAGGACGAGGACTACCTAAATAAACTCCGCGAAGGGGGGATCGACCTGGGAAAGGTTGATGCTGCCAATGCTCCAGGTGGGATCGAGGACCAGTTGATTGCCGCCGCCCGTGGATTCTGCCAAACCGAAGAGGCTGGCTCCCCGGATGTCTTCACAGCGCTGGCCGCTGGTCAGCTGAAGACTCAAGGCGTGATCGACCGTGAGCCGCAAGAACTTCAGCCAATCATCGTTGATGCTGCCCGTTCTGCGTACTGCGGTTGAGACACGCTAGTTAGGACTAGCACGAAACTATGCGCAAGATCTTCACAGTTGTCGCTGTTGTCATTCTCCTCGCGGCGATCGTTGTCGGCGTCGGGCAATGGATGAACACTCACCGAGGCGGACCTCTTCCCGGTCAACCGCCGTCTCCCGCCGGGCCGACCCCTCCGGCCTCCGAGATCGAGGCAGTGAACCCGCCGGGTTGCTCCGCCTACGAGCTCATTGCTGCGCCGGGCACCTGGGAGTCCAACCCCAATGATGACCCACTGAACCCCACGGCGAACCCTCGCTCTCTGCTGCTCACGGTGACCAACCCACTCAAGGAACAGTTCGGCGAGCAAGCTCTCAAGGTGTGGACGGTTCCTTACACTGCGCAGTTCCGCAACTTCAATGCCTTGCACGAGATGAGCTATGACGACTCGCGCAAGGAGGGGATGGAGCGTATCAATGCTGAGCTGCGTGCAACGCACGAAGCATGCCCAGCCACGCGCTTCCTTCTCGTCGGGTTCAGCCAGGGCGCTGTGCTCACGGGTGATCTCGCTGCCGAAATTGGTAACGGTCGCGGCGTTGTCCCTGCGGACACCATTGCTGGGGTGACTGTTATTGCCGATGGTCGCCAAGAGGACGGCAAGGGCACCCTCGTGGGCAACAAGGGCATCAAGGGAACGGGTGCGGAGATCGCGCTCAACCCGGTCAGTGGGGTGATCCAGCCGATCGTTCCCGGTGCCACGATGCGCGGTCCGCGTTCGGATGGCTTTGGCGAGCTCAACGATCGTGTCAATAGCCTCTGTGCTCCCCGCGACCTCGTATGCGACGCGCCACGCGAATTGGGCGACGTGCTCAAGCGTGCCCAGGATTTGGTGAACAACAACGTGGTTCACAGTCAGTACGCCACGAATCCGAATGTTGTGCCTGGCATGACTACACCCGAGTGGATCATTGGCTGGGTAGGCGAAATTGTGCAGCAATAAACTCGTGTAACAACGCGTAAAAGGTCAGCGATGTGATTGACTGGTTGTGATCAACAAACTAAATAGTTACCGC
Coding sequences within:
- a CDS encoding cutinase family protein, which gives rise to MRKIFTVVAVVILLAAIVVGVGQWMNTHRGGPLPGQPPSPAGPTPPASEIEAVNPPGCSAYELIAAPGTWESNPNDDPLNPTANPRSLLLTVTNPLKEQFGEQALKVWTVPYTAQFRNFNALHEMSYDDSRKEGMERINAELRATHEACPATRFLLVGFSQGAVLTGDLAAEIGNGRGVVPADTIAGVTVIADGRQEDGKGTLVGNKGIKGTGAEIALNPVSGVIQPIVPGATMRGPRSDGFGELNDRVNSLCAPRDLVCDAPRELGDVLKRAQDLVNNNVVHSQYATNPNVVPGMTTPEWIIGWVGEIVQQ
- a CDS encoding DUF732 domain-containing protein, which gives rise to MTLNSPRGTATPTGVTRRGARPLRTLLVAAAATTLFGLTACGDDSTVDNSQSEVAIPSVSESAKPSDSAAEESGDAETSDSEASDRNNPAPAPEDSGAEEVESIPELSNRTPEDEDYLNKLREGGIDLGKVDAANAPGGIEDQLIAAARGFCQTEEAGSPDVFTALAAGQLKTQGVIDREPQELQPIIVDAARSAYCG